A window of the Bacteroides thetaiotaomicron VPI-5482 genome harbors these coding sequences:
- a CDS encoding VWA domain-containing protein: MFRFEEPAYLYLLLLLPFLAAFYLYSNYRRRRNIRRFGDPELLAQLMPDVSKYRPDVKFWLIFAAIGLFSVLLARPQFGSKQETVKRKGVEVIIALDISNSMLAQDVQPSRLEKAKRLISRLVDELDNDKVGMIVFAGDAFTQLPITSDYISAKMFLESISPSLISKQGTAIGEAINLATRSFTPQEGVGRAIIVITDGENHEGGAVEAAKAAAEKGIQVSVLGVGMPEGAPIPVEGTNDYRRDREGNVIVTRLNEGMCQEIAKDGKGIYVRVDNSNSAQKAISQEISKMAKSDVESKIYTDFNEQFQAIAWIILLLLLAEMLILDRKNPLFKNVHLFSNKK; the protein is encoded by the coding sequence ATGTTTCGATTTGAAGAACCTGCATATTTATATTTATTGCTGCTATTACCGTTTTTAGCAGCTTTCTACTTGTATTCCAATTACAGGAGACGGAGAAATATCCGACGTTTTGGAGATCCGGAATTGTTAGCGCAATTAATGCCGGATGTATCTAAATATCGACCGGATGTGAAATTTTGGCTCATCTTTGCCGCTATCGGCTTATTCTCAGTATTGCTGGCTCGTCCGCAATTTGGTTCCAAGCAGGAAACGGTGAAACGTAAAGGGGTGGAAGTGATTATAGCTCTGGATATATCTAATTCTATGCTGGCGCAGGATGTGCAGCCCAGCCGTTTGGAAAAAGCCAAGAGATTAATATCCAGATTGGTAGATGAATTAGATAACGACAAAGTCGGTATGATCGTATTTGCCGGAGATGCTTTTACCCAGCTACCGATCACGAGCGATTATATTTCCGCCAAAATGTTTTTGGAATCTATCAGCCCATCGCTGATTTCCAAGCAGGGTACAGCAATCGGAGAGGCAATCAACCTGGCAACCCGCAGTTTTACTCCGCAAGAAGGAGTGGGACGTGCTATCATTGTCATCACGGATGGTGAGAATCATGAAGGTGGCGCTGTAGAAGCTGCTAAAGCTGCTGCCGAAAAAGGGATTCAGGTAAGTGTGCTGGGAGTAGGTATGCCCGAAGGTGCTCCTATTCCTGTAGAAGGTACCAATGATTATCGCCGTGACCGCGAAGGTAATGTAATTGTAACCCGTCTGAATGAGGGCATGTGTCAAGAAATAGCCAAAGACGGAAAGGGTATCTATGTACGGGTAGATAATTCTAATTCTGCTCAAAAGGCTATCAGTCAGGAAATAAGTAAGATGGCTAAGTCTGATGTGGAATCGAAAATATATACGGATTTCAACGAACAGTTTCAGGCTATTGCATGGATCATTTTACTATTGTTACTAGCTGAGATGTTAATTTTGGATCGTAAGAATCCATTATTCAAAAACGTTCATCTGTTCTCTAATAAGAAGTAA
- a CDS encoding BatD family protein: protein MKKLIVILMALIAYSTQALADKVSFTASAPDVVVVGDQFRLSYTVTTQKVKDFQAPAIKGFDVLMGPSRSQQSSTQIMNGNVTSTSSITFTYILMANTAGEYTIPGASIVADGNQMVSNSVKVKVLPQDQASNGGQNDGSSSARSSSGTSVSNQDLFITATASKTNVYEQEAFVLTYKIYTREHDLQLNNAKLPDFKGFHSQEIEMNANARWTQEHYKGRNYNTTIYRQFVLFPQQPGKLFIEPAQFQMTVGKAVQSDDPFDAFFNGGSNVVKVPKSIVTPKIAINVNPLPAGKPANFSGGVGEFNISSSINSKELKTNDAITIKLVISGTGNLKLISNPEIKFPDDFEVYDPKVDNQVRLTQEGLTGNKVIEYLAIPRHAGNYKIPGASFSYFDIRSKSYKTLKTEDYVINVEKGAGNADQVIANFTNKEDLKVLGEDIRYIKQNEVTLQPKGSFFYGSMTYWLFYIIPALAFIIFFIIYRKQAATNANVAKMKTKKANKVATKRMKLAGKLLSENKKDAFYDEVLKALWGYISDKLSIPVSRLSKDNIEEKLRNHGVSEELIKEFLNALNDCEFARFAPGDENQAMDKVYSSSIEVISRMENSIKH, encoded by the coding sequence ATGAAAAAACTGATTGTTATATTGATGGCATTGATAGCATATAGCACCCAAGCGCTTGCCGACAAGGTGTCATTCACTGCTTCCGCTCCCGATGTAGTGGTTGTAGGGGATCAATTCAGGCTATCTTATACAGTAACCACACAAAAAGTTAAAGACTTTCAGGCACCGGCTATCAAAGGATTCGACGTCCTGATGGGGCCAAGCCGTTCTCAGCAAAGTAGTACACAGATAATGAATGGTAATGTCACCTCTACAAGTAGTATTACATTCACTTATATATTGATGGCAAATACTGCCGGTGAATATACAATCCCCGGAGCTTCTATTGTAGCTGATGGCAACCAGATGGTTTCAAACTCCGTAAAGGTGAAGGTTTTGCCACAAGACCAAGCTAGTAATGGAGGACAAAATGACGGTAGCTCATCTGCACGCTCTTCATCCGGTACAAGTGTATCTAACCAGGATTTGTTTATCACAGCAACTGCCAGTAAAACGAATGTATACGAGCAGGAAGCATTTGTCTTAACCTATAAAATATACACCAGAGAACATGACTTGCAATTGAATAATGCCAAACTGCCTGACTTTAAAGGATTTCATTCTCAAGAAATTGAAATGAATGCAAATGCAAGATGGACACAGGAGCATTATAAAGGACGTAACTATAATACGACAATCTATCGCCAATTCGTATTATTTCCCCAGCAACCAGGTAAGTTATTTATAGAACCGGCACAGTTCCAGATGACGGTAGGTAAAGCTGTACAATCTGACGATCCTTTTGATGCATTTTTCAATGGTGGAAGCAATGTAGTTAAAGTACCGAAATCTATCGTTACTCCTAAAATAGCAATTAATGTCAATCCGCTTCCTGCTGGTAAACCTGCAAACTTTTCAGGTGGAGTGGGAGAGTTCAACATTTCTTCTTCCATTAATAGCAAGGAGCTGAAAACTAATGATGCTATCACCATTAAGTTGGTAATCTCCGGCACCGGAAACCTAAAGCTGATTTCTAATCCAGAAATTAAGTTCCCGGATGACTTTGAAGTATATGATCCGAAGGTGGACAACCAAGTCAGATTAACTCAGGAAGGTCTTACAGGAAACAAAGTCATTGAATATCTGGCTATTCCAAGACATGCAGGCAATTATAAAATCCCGGGGGCATCTTTCAGCTATTTCGATATCCGTTCAAAATCTTACAAAACGTTGAAAACGGAAGACTACGTAATCAATGTTGAGAAAGGTGCAGGAAATGCTGATCAGGTGATTGCCAATTTCACCAATAAAGAAGACTTGAAAGTATTGGGTGAAGATATCCGTTACATTAAGCAAAATGAAGTTACTCTCCAACCTAAGGGTAGTTTCTTCTATGGCTCAATGACCTATTGGCTATTCTATATCATTCCTGCTTTAGCCTTCATCATCTTCTTTATCATCTACCGCAAACAAGCCGCTACAAATGCCAATGTTGCTAAGATGAAAACAAAGAAAGCTAATAAGGTAGCAACCAAGCGCATGAAACTAGCCGGTAAGTTGCTCTCTGAAAACAAGAAAGATGCCTTCTATGATGAAGTACTGAAAGCATTGTGGGGATATATCAGCGACAAACTCAGTATTCCGGTTTCCCGTTTGTCGAAAGACAATATTGAAGAGAAGCTGAGAAACCATGGAGTAAGTGAAGAACTAATTAAAGAATTCCTGAATGCATTGAATGATTGTGAATTTGCTCGTTTCGCTCCAGGTGATGAAAATCAGGCAATGGATAAAGTCTACTCTTCTTCAATAGAAGTGATAAGCAGAATGGAAAATTCAATAAAACATTAA
- a CDS encoding tetratricopeptide repeat protein, with amino-acid sequence MKKILFFILLSMSVTCFGQGTQSIDSIQITEADSIHAGSHTFSDTKLEDVTKAEGDSAYIKDDYATAIQIYESLLKNGESADVYYNLGNSYYKAGEIAKAVLNYERALLMKPGNSDIRANLEVARAKTIDKVEPVPEVFFVSWTKALINSMSVDAWATWGIVSFILFIIAFYFFIFSKQIILKKTGFISGIVFLIVVICSNLFASEQKERLVNRSEAIVMNPSVTVRSTPSESGTSLFILHEGRKVSIKDNSMKEWKEIRLEDGKVGWVPASAIEVI; translated from the coding sequence ATGAAAAAAATATTGTTTTTTATATTATTATCAATGTCAGTTACTTGCTTCGGACAGGGAACTCAGAGCATTGATTCTATACAAATAACTGAAGCTGATTCTATCCATGCGGGTTCACATACATTTTCTGATACGAAATTGGAAGATGTAACAAAAGCCGAAGGAGATTCCGCATATATAAAAGATGATTATGCAACTGCTATCCAAATATATGAATCCTTATTAAAAAATGGGGAATCTGCGGATGTGTACTATAATTTAGGAAACAGTTACTACAAAGCTGGAGAAATTGCAAAAGCCGTACTCAACTACGAACGTGCTTTGCTTATGAAACCAGGAAACAGCGACATCCGTGCCAATCTGGAAGTGGCACGCGCTAAAACAATAGATAAAGTAGAACCTGTTCCGGAAGTTTTCTTTGTATCATGGACCAAAGCCTTGATAAACAGTATGAGTGTAGACGCATGGGCTACATGGGGAATTGTCTCCTTTATTCTATTTATCATCGCTTTTTACTTCTTTATTTTCTCCAAGCAGATTATACTAAAAAAAACAGGATTTATATCAGGTATCGTTTTCTTAATCGTTGTGATATGCTCTAATCTTTTTGCTTCAGAGCAAAAAGAACGTTTAGTAAATAGAAGCGAAGCGATCGTCATGAATCCTAGTGTAACAGTTCGCAGCACTCCGAGTGAAAGTGGAACAAGTTTGTTCATCCTTCATGAGGGACGTAAGGTCAGTATCAAAGATAACTCAATGAAAGAATGGAAAGAAATTCGCTTGGAAGACGGCAAAGTAGGATGGGTACCGGCTTCCGCTATTGAAGTGATATAA
- a CDS encoding vWA domain-containing protein, whose product MFFANIEYLFLLLLLIPYIVWYILKRKKTEATLQISDARVYAHTPKSYKNYLLHAPFILRVIALALIIVVLARPQSTNKWQNSEIEGIDIMLAIDVSTSMLAEDLKPNRLEAAKDVAAEFINGRPNDNIGITLFAGETFTQCPLTVDHAVLLDMIHNIKCGLIEDGTAVGMGVANAVTRLKDSKAKSKVIILLTDGTNNKGDISPLTAAEIAKSFGIRVYTIGVGTNGMAPYPYPVGNTVQYINMPVEIDEKTLTQIAGTTDGNYFRATSNSKLKEVYEEIDKLEKTKLNVKEYSKREEDYRWFALAAFLCVLLEVLLRNSILKKIP is encoded by the coding sequence ATGTTTTTTGCCAATATTGAATATCTGTTTTTGCTATTATTGCTTATACCTTATATTGTATGGTATATCTTGAAGCGAAAGAAAACTGAAGCTACCCTTCAGATTTCGGATGCACGGGTATATGCGCATACTCCTAAAAGTTATAAGAATTATTTGCTACATGCTCCATTTATACTGCGCGTCATTGCATTGGCTTTGATTATTGTGGTATTAGCGCGTCCGCAAAGCACTAATAAGTGGCAAAACAGCGAAATAGAGGGAATTGATATTATGCTGGCTATCGACGTGTCTACCAGTATGCTGGCGGAAGACTTGAAGCCAAACAGACTGGAAGCTGCTAAAGATGTAGCAGCCGAATTTATTAACGGACGCCCGAATGATAATATTGGTATCACTCTGTTTGCCGGAGAAACATTCACTCAATGCCCGCTGACTGTGGACCATGCTGTATTGCTGGATATGATTCATAATATCAAATGTGGCCTTATTGAAGATGGTACAGCTGTTGGTATGGGAGTTGCAAATGCTGTAACCCGCCTGAAAGACAGTAAAGCGAAATCAAAAGTTATCATCTTATTGACGGATGGTACCAATAATAAAGGAGATATTTCGCCATTGACAGCCGCTGAGATTGCCAAAAGTTTCGGTATCCGTGTGTATACCATCGGAGTGGGTACGAATGGAATGGCTCCATATCCTTATCCGGTCGGTAATACAGTACAGTATATCAATATGCCGGTGGAAATCGATGAGAAAACACTGACTCAGATTGCCGGTACTACCGATGGTAACTATTTCAGAGCTACGAGCAACTCGAAACTGAAAGAGGTATATGAAGAAATTGACAAGCTGGAGAAAACAAAGTTGAACGTAAAAGAGTATAGCAAACGGGAAGAAGACTATCGCTGGTTTGCACTGGCTGCTTTCCTTTGTGTACTACTGGAAGTTTTATTGCGTAATTCAATACTCAAGAAAATTCCGTAG
- a CDS encoding tetratricopeptide repeat protein, with the protein MKRVLFSMVLLMAVSLSFAQMKNVKEAKSIASDVKPNFNQAEKLINEAIKNPETKDLPDTWDVAGFIQKRFIEEERDKKGVLKQPFDTLKAYNSILKMFEYYTKCDDLAQVPNEKGKIKNKYRKANASTILVERPNLINGGIQFFNLDKNKEALQFFATYVESASYPMLAEQNLAKTDTLLAQIAYYATLAADRVGDKDAIIKYAPAALDDKDGGKFAMQLMADAYKAKGDTAAWVKSLEEGILKFPGNDYFFANLVDYYTSSNQASKAMEFADRMLSTDANNKLYLYVKAYLYHNMKEYDNAIEFYKKAIAADPEYAEAYSNVGLVYLMKAQDYADKATTDINDPKYAEAQATVKKFYEEAKPFYEKARALKPDQKDLWLQGLYRVYYNLNMGPEFEEIDKMMK; encoded by the coding sequence ATGAAAAGAGTATTATTTTCAATGGTTTTATTGATGGCCGTAAGCTTATCATTCGCTCAAATGAAGAATGTAAAAGAAGCCAAAAGCATTGCCAGTGATGTAAAACCGAATTTTAATCAAGCTGAAAAGCTGATTAATGAAGCCATTAAGAACCCTGAGACCAAGGATCTTCCTGACACATGGGACGTTGCTGGATTTATTCAGAAACGTTTTATCGAAGAAGAACGTGATAAGAAAGGTGTTCTGAAACAGCCGTTTGACACATTGAAGGCATACAACAGCATTTTAAAAATGTTTGAGTATTATACTAAATGTGATGATCTAGCTCAAGTACCTAATGAAAAAGGTAAAATTAAAAACAAATATAGAAAAGCAAATGCTTCAACTATATTGGTTGAACGTCCTAATTTGATCAACGGTGGTATTCAATTCTTTAACCTTGATAAGAATAAGGAAGCTTTGCAATTCTTTGCAACATACGTAGAATCAGCTTCTTATCCTATGTTGGCAGAGCAAAATTTGGCTAAAACAGATACTCTTTTGGCACAAATAGCATATTACGCAACATTGGCTGCTGACAGAGTAGGAGATAAAGATGCAATTATTAAATATGCTCCTGCTGCATTGGATGACAAAGATGGCGGTAAGTTTGCAATGCAATTGATGGCAGATGCATATAAAGCTAAAGGTGATACTGCGGCATGGGTTAAATCATTGGAAGAAGGTATTTTAAAATTCCCTGGAAATGATTATTTCTTTGCGAATTTGGTAGATTACTATACTAGCTCTAACCAAGCTTCTAAAGCTATGGAATTTGCTGATAGAATGTTGTCTACTGATGCCAATAACAAGTTGTATCTTTATGTGAAAGCATATCTTTATCATAATATGAAAGAATATGATAATGCTATTGAGTTCTACAAGAAAGCTATTGCTGCAGATCCTGAATATGCAGAAGCATATTCTAATGTAGGATTAGTGTATTTGATGAAGGCTCAGGATTATGCTGATAAAGCTACAACAGATATCAATGATCCTAAATATGCAGAGGCACAAGCTACAGTGAAGAAATTCTATGAAGAAGCTAAGCCATTCTACGAAAAAGCCAGAGCTTTGAAACCTGATCAAAAAGATTTGTGGTTACAGGGGCTTTACCGTGTTTACTATAATCTGAACATGGGTCCTGAATTTGAAGAAATCGATAAGATGATGAAATAA
- a CDS encoding tetratricopeptide repeat protein produces the protein MLKMKYILFAAFLLSAAGVSAQKAERDYIRKGNRLFNDSVFVDAEVNYRKALEVNPKSAVSMYNLGNTLSQQQKFQEAMEQYDSASKIEKDKMKLAHIYHNMGVLFQAGKDYAKAVDAYKMSLRNNPADHETRYNLALAQKMLKDQQNQQDQDQNQDQNKDQQQKQDQKQDQNKDKQNDQKKDDQKDQQQPPKPEKQDNQMSKENAEQLLNSVIQDEKDVQDKVKKQQKVIQGGRLEKDW, from the coding sequence ATGTTAAAAATGAAATATATCCTGTTTGCTGCTTTTCTGTTATCGGCTGCCGGCGTTTCGGCACAGAAAGCAGAGCGTGACTATATCCGCAAAGGAAATCGTCTGTTCAATGATAGTGTATTCGTAGATGCAGAAGTTAATTATCGCAAGGCTTTGGAAGTTAATCCTAAATCTGCTGTATCCATGTACAATTTGGGAAATACGCTCTCACAACAACAAAAGTTTCAGGAAGCCATGGAGCAATATGATTCTGCCAGCAAAATAGAAAAGGATAAAATGAAATTGGCACACATTTACCATAATATGGGAGTGCTTTTTCAAGCTGGTAAAGATTATGCAAAAGCAGTGGATGCCTACAAAATGTCGCTGCGCAACAATCCTGCAGATCATGAAACACGGTATAACCTGGCACTCGCTCAAAAGATGTTGAAAGACCAACAGAATCAGCAGGATCAAGATCAAAATCAAGACCAGAATAAAGATCAGCAGCAGAAGCAAGACCAGAAACAGGATCAAAACAAAGATAAACAGAACGATCAGAAGAAAGACGACCAAAAGGATCAGCAACAACCGCCGAAGCCTGAAAAACAAGATAATCAGATGTCAAAGGAAAATGCTGAACAGTTACTTAACTCTGTGATTCAGGATGAGAAAGACGTACAGGACAAAGTGAAGAAACAACAGAAAGTTATTCAGGGCGGTCGTCTGGAAAAAGATTGGTAA
- the gyrA gene encoding DNA gyrase subunit A, with translation MLEQDRIIKINIEEEMKSSYIDYSMSVIVSRALPDVRDGFKPVHRRILYGMMELGNTSDKPYKKSARIVGEVLGKYHPHGDSSVYYAMVRMAQEWAMRYPLVDGQGNFGSVDGDSPAAMRYTEARLNKLGEAMMDDLYKETVDFEPNFDNTLTEPKVMPTRIPNLLVNGASGIAVGMATNMPPHNLSEVIDACEAYIDNQEITVEELMTYVKAPDFPTGGYIYGISGVREGYLTGRGRVVMRAKAEIETGQTHDKIVVTEIPYNVNKAELIKYIADLVNDKRIEGISNANDESDRDGMRIVIDVKRDANASVVLNKLYKMTALQTSFGVNNVALVHGRPKTLNLRDMIKYFVEHRHEVVIRRTQFDLRKAKERAHILEGLIIASDNIDEVIRIIRAAKTPNDAIAGLIERFNLTEIQSRAIVEMRLRQLTGLMQDQLHAEYEEIMKQIAYLESILADDEVCRKVMKDELLEVKAKYGDERRSEIVYSSEEFNPEDFYADDQMIITISHMGYIKRTPLTEFRAQNRGGVGSKGTETRDADFVEHIYPATMHNTMMFFTQKGKCYWLKVYEIPEGTKNSKGRAIQNLLNIDSDDSVTAYLRVKSLDDTEYINSHYVLFCTKKGVIKKTLLEQYSRPRQNGVNAITIREDDSVIEVRMTNGNNEIIIANRNGRAIRFHEAAVRVMGRTATGVRGITLDNDGQDEVIGMICIKDLETESVMVVSEQGYGKRSEIEDYRKTNRGGKGVKTMNITEKTGKLVTIKSVTDENDLMIINKSGITIRLKVADVRIMGRATQGVRLINLEKRNDQIGSVCKVMTESLEDEVPAEEAEGTIVSDLTTDQDVDNADTATDVNENNNEIEE, from the coding sequence ATGCTTGAACAAGACAGAATTATAAAGATTAACATCGAGGAGGAAATGAAGTCATCGTACATTGACTACTCCATGTCGGTCATTGTTTCACGTGCCCTTCCGGATGTTAGAGATGGATTTAAGCCCGTTCACCGTAGAATTTTATACGGAATGATGGAATTGGGTAATACTTCAGACAAACCTTATAAAAAATCTGCAAGAATCGTGGGTGAAGTATTGGGTAAGTACCATCCGCATGGAGACTCTTCAGTTTATTATGCTATGGTGCGTATGGCTCAGGAATGGGCAATGCGTTATCCTTTAGTAGATGGCCAAGGTAACTTTGGTTCTGTAGATGGTGATAGCCCCGCTGCCATGCGTTATACGGAGGCTCGTCTAAACAAGTTGGGTGAAGCGATGATGGATGACCTGTATAAGGAAACTGTAGACTTCGAACCTAACTTTGATAATACGTTGACAGAGCCGAAGGTGATGCCGACCCGTATTCCTAATCTTTTGGTTAATGGTGCTTCCGGTATTGCGGTAGGTATGGCAACTAATATGCCTCCTCATAATCTTTCGGAAGTAATTGATGCTTGTGAAGCATATATTGATAATCAGGAAATCACAGTAGAGGAACTGATGACTTATGTCAAAGCTCCGGATTTCCCTACAGGTGGTTATATATATGGTATCAGCGGAGTACGTGAAGGATATCTGACAGGTCGTGGACGTGTAGTAATGCGTGCAAAAGCGGAAATTGAAACCGGACAGACACATGATAAAATCGTAGTGACTGAGATCCCTTATAATGTTAATAAGGCTGAACTGATCAAATATATTGCTGATCTTGTTAATGATAAGAGAATAGAAGGTATCTCGAATGCAAACGACGAGTCTGACCGTGACGGTATGCGTATCGTTATTGATGTAAAACGTGATGCTAATGCAAGCGTAGTGCTGAATAAGTTGTATAAGATGACAGCCTTGCAGACTTCCTTCGGTGTGAATAATGTTGCATTGGTTCACGGACGTCCTAAGACATTGAATCTGAGAGATATGATTAAATACTTCGTAGAGCACAGGCACGAAGTAGTTATCCGCCGTACTCAGTTTGATCTGCGTAAAGCAAAGGAACGTGCACATATCCTTGAAGGTTTAATCATTGCTTCTGATAATATTGATGAAGTTATTCGTATTATTCGTGCAGCTAAGACTCCAAATGATGCTATTGCAGGTTTGATAGAACGTTTTAATCTGACAGAAATACAGTCACGTGCAATTGTAGAGATGCGTTTGCGTCAGTTGACTGGTCTGATGCAGGATCAGCTTCATGCTGAATACGAAGAAATCATGAAACAGATTGCTTATTTGGAAAGTATTTTGGCTGATGATGAGGTATGTCGTAAGGTGATGAAAGATGAATTATTGGAAGTTAAAGCGAAATATGGTGACGAACGTCGTTCTGAAATCGTTTATTCTTCCGAAGAGTTTAATCCGGAGGACTTCTATGCTGATGATCAGATGATTATCACAATTTCTCATATGGGATATATCAAACGCACGCCATTAACAGAATTCCGTGCGCAGAATCGTGGTGGAGTAGGCTCTAAGGGAACAGAAACTCGTGATGCGGACTTTGTAGAGCATATATATCCGGCTACTATGCACAATACCATGATGTTCTTTACACAAAAAGGTAAATGTTATTGGCTGAAAGTTTATGAGATACCAGAAGGAACGAAGAATTCCAAAGGACGTGCTATACAAAACCTGTTAAATATAGACTCTGATGACAGTGTAACTGCATATTTGCGTGTTAAGAGCCTGGATGACACTGAATATATTAATAGTCATTACGTATTATTCTGTACGAAGAAGGGTGTTATCAAGAAGACATTGCTTGAACAATATTCACGCCCGCGTCAGAATGGTGTAAATGCTATTACAATTCGTGAGGATGACAGTGTAATTGAAGTTCGAATGACGAATGGTAATAATGAAATCATTATTGCTAATCGCAATGGTCGGGCTATTCGTTTCCATGAAGCTGCAGTTCGTGTAATGGGACGTACGGCTACAGGTGTACGTGGTATTACATTGGATAATGATGGTCAAGATGAAGTAATAGGAATGATATGTATCAAAGATTTGGAAACAGAATCCGTAATGGTTGTTTCTGAACAGGGATATGGTAAGCGCTCTGAAATTGAAGATTATCGTAAGACTAATCGCGGTGGCAAGGGTGTAAAGACCATGAATATTACTGAAAAAACAGGTAAGTTGGTAACAATTAAGTCAGTGACCGATGAGAATGACTTAATGATTATCAATAAGTCTGGAATAACTATCCGTCTGAAAGTTGCCGATGTCCGCATTATGGGACGTGCTACTCAAGGTGTTCGTCTGATTAATCTTGAAAAACGTAATGATCAGATTGGTTCTGTATGTAAAGTAATGACAGAAAGTCTTGAGGATGAAGTTCCTGCAGAAGAAGCAGAGGGTACTATTGTTAGTGATCTGACTACTGATCAGGATGTTGACAATGCAGATACTGCTACAGATGTTAATGAAAATAACAACGAAATTGAGGAATAG
- a CDS encoding universal stress protein: MEDKLVTLAILTYTKAQILKNVLENEGIETYIHNVNQIQPVVSSGVRLRIKESDLPRALKITESSTWLSESIVGEKTPKVDSKSNKILIPVDFSNYSMKACEFGFNLAKTENSEVILLHVYFTPIYASSLPYGDVFNYQIGDEESVKTIIQQVHSDLNALSDKIKEKVASGEFPDIKYSCILREGIPEEEILRYAKEQRPKVIIMGTRGKSQKDIDLIGSVTAEIIDRSRTAVLAIPENTPFKEFNEVKRIAFLTNFDQRDLIAFEAFFNTWKSFHFSVSLIHLAESKDTWNEIKLAGIKDYFQKQYPGLEIHYDVVMNDNLLKGLDKYIKDNQIDIITLTSYKRNIFARLFNPSIARKMIFHSDTPLLVING, from the coding sequence ATGGAAGATAAATTAGTAACCTTAGCTATTCTGACTTATACAAAAGCTCAGATTCTAAAGAATGTCCTCGAAAATGAAGGAATAGAAACATACATTCATAACGTAAATCAAATACAACCTGTTGTATCTTCAGGAGTACGTCTGCGAATTAAAGAAAGTGATCTACCACGTGCATTAAAAATAACGGAAAGTTCTACTTGGTTATCTGAAAGTATAGTGGGAGAGAAGACACCTAAGGTAGATAGTAAATCGAACAAAATTTTAATACCTGTCGACTTCTCCAATTATTCGATGAAAGCGTGTGAATTTGGCTTTAATTTGGCCAAAACTGAGAATTCTGAAGTGATTCTATTACATGTTTACTTTACACCGATATACGCTTCGTCATTACCATATGGCGATGTATTCAATTATCAGATCGGAGATGAAGAATCTGTTAAAACAATCATCCAGCAGGTCCATTCAGATCTCAACGCACTATCTGATAAGATTAAGGAAAAAGTTGCATCTGGAGAATTTCCGGATATCAAATATAGTTGCATTTTACGAGAAGGAATTCCGGAGGAAGAAATCTTAAGATATGCCAAGGAGCAACGTCCTAAGGTTATCATTATGGGAACGCGTGGAAAAAGCCAGAAAGACATTGACTTAATTGGCAGTGTAACAGCTGAAATTATTGATCGAAGCCGCACAGCAGTATTGGCTATTCCGGAAAATACTCCATTCAAAGAATTCAATGAAGTAAAACGTATTGCTTTCTTAACCAATTTTGATCAGAGAGACTTGATTGCTTTTGAAGCATTTTTCAACACATGGAAATCTTTCCATTTTTCAGTCTCATTAATACATCTGGCTGAATCCAAAGATACTTGGAATGAAATTAAACTTGCAGGTATCAAAGACTATTTCCAAAAACAATATCCCGGGCTTGAAATTCATTATGATGTGGTAATGAATGATAATCTATTAAAAGGACTTGACAAGTATATCAAAGATAATCAGATAGATATAATAACATTAACTTCCTATAAGAGGAATATATTTGCACGATTATTTAACCCGAGCATTGCTCGTAAAATGATTTTCCATTCTGATACGCCATTGCTTGTTATTAACGGATGA